The sequence below is a genomic window from Lentimicrobium saccharophilum.
AGTCTTTTACTTCCTCCGAAATGATATCGCCTTCCCTGATGACCGTATATCTTAAGCGGGGGTCGCCTTCCTCAAATTCGTCAACCAGATCCTGGGTAGGCATGCAGAATCCCAGGCCGAAGATGGTAGATCCGTTCCTGGGCCTTACCCAGAAGTTGAAACCATTGCCATAGGAAAACTCCTCCCCTCCCTTGAATTGAGTTTCAAAAACAGACTCAACGCCATTGTCGGATTCCGGCTTGAAAATATCGCCAAAATTAGTTAGAAGGCTGTAGTTCCCACTTTCAATAACCGATTTGTAAGCATCAAATGCATCCTGCCATTTTTCCTGAAACAGATAGGCATTCCCCAGCAATGCCAGCGAAGCCCCTTTGTCGGCCCTGCCAAGTTCGGCAGCAGAATACTGGTTCTTCCAGGGGAGCAAACCGGCGGCAGTAGTCAGGTTTTCTTCGATAAATGCCCAGGTTGCCTCTCTGGTTGCCCTGGCAGGGGTTTTCTCAGCGTTTTTGGTTGTAGACATAATCGGAACACCGCCATACCTTATGACCAGGTTATAGTAATAGAAACCCCTCAGAAAATATGCTTCTCCGAGTATCCGCTCTTTCTTCGCCTGATCCATTTCGATATCAGGCACATAATCCAGCACCAGGTTGCAGAGGTAAATACCCTTGAAATACAATCCCCAGATGGTCTGATTTACCCCGTCGGTAGCACTGAAATTCAGGTTGTCAAAGTTGGTAAGGGCTGCCAGGTCCACGCCCTGACCTTTAACGGCATCGTCTGATATGATGTCCTTTTTAAATGCAATGCTCTTCATCCAGAAATCGTGCAGTATTGAATAGGCCGCATTGGCTGCGGCTTCGGCATCTTCAGCCGTCTTGTAAAAATTGCTCGTTGACAATACGCCATTGGGCGACTTATCGAGGAATCCATCATCCTTCTGGCAGGAGGAAGCAAAAAGCAGCAAAACAAGTGCCGTTATTGTTGCAATGTATATTTGATTTTTCATGACAGTTGCGTTTTTGCGGTTACTACATTGAAATTGTCACACCCATAATAAAACCCCTGTTCTGCGGATATGTAACTTCATCAAATCCGACAGTACGATCGCCCAGGGTAGCCCTTGCCGCACCAACCTCAGGATCATAACCTGTGTATTTGGTGAAGGTGAGCAGATTTGAACCCGATACAAAAACACGGGCACCTTTTAAACTTAATTTCCGGGCCATGTTCTCAGAAAGGGTATAACCGATCTGAAGGTTTTTTAACCTGAGGTAAGAGCCATCTTCAATGTATCTGTCTGAACCCCTTGCATTCTGATTGGCATCAACCGTACTGAGCCGGGGCTCCGTATTACTGCTGCCTTCGCCCGTCCACCTTTCCAGAATGGCCGTGCCTTTGTTGTAATTGTATCCCGAATTGGTCAGCCAGAATTTGGTTGCATTGTAAATCTCATTCCCGTACTGACCCTGCAGAAACAAGGATACATCAAAACCCTTGTATGAAAGCCCCAGGTTCAGTCCAAAAAACATATCCGGATAGGGATTCCCTATAAAGGTCCTGTCATCGCTGTTAATCACACCGTCACCGCTTATATCCTTAAACCTGATATCTCCGGGAACCGCTCCGGGTTGCTCGGCATGTGCATCTATTTCTGCCTGATTCTGAAAAATACCGTCAGTTACATAGCCATAAAATTCACGGATCGAATGACCCACCTCGGTTCGTGTGGACATATCGAAAAACAATCCGGAAGTGATGGCCTCGTTATTTTCGCCAAGATTCAGCACCTCATTTTTGTTGGTGGTAAGGTTGGCGTTAACGTTGTAATTGAGTTTCCCGATCTTGTCTCTCCAGATGACCTGGAATTCCAGTCCTTTGTTTACAATTTCACCTACATTCTCGTAACCGGTGCTTCCAAATCCGGAAGTTGCCGGTTGCGGCAGAATCAGCAGCATATCGGTGGTATTTTTCTTATAGTAGTCGGCAGAGAAATAAAGCCTGTAGTCAAAGGCCGAGAAATCAACTCCGAAATCGAGCTGTGTGGTTGTTTCCCACTTTACATCAGGATTAAAATCAGATGCCGGCAGATAACCAACCTGTATGACCTGAGGATTTCCGAAAGGATAAAAAATCTGTTGCAGAACACTCGAAAAGGCGTACAACCCTATATCCTGATTGCCGAGCTGCCCCCATGAAGCCCTGATTTTCAGATCGTCGATGAAATCTGATTTGAAAAAGTCCTCACCCGATACTCTCCAGCCTGCGGAAACTGAAGGGAATAAACCCCAGCGGTTCTTCTTTCCGAAGCGGGATGAGCCATCGTAACGGGCATTTAATGACAGCAGGTATTTATCGGCAAAATCGTAGTTAATCCGCCCAAAGTATGACAACAAAGACCATTCTGTCAATCTTCCCCTGGCTTTATCGTTGGCCGAACCGGCATCAAGGTAGTGCAGGTAATCTTCGTTGCTGCTGAAATTCTCACGATATCCCGAAACCAGACCGGTAGACGCCTCCTGCATGGTATTCCCCACCAGGGCAGTCACTTTATGCAGGTTAATTTTCCTGGTATATTCAAGGGTATTTTCCCAATTGACATCGAAATAATTGATCAGCTGATGATTCAGGCTGTTTATCAGCCGGTTGGCGTTGCCTTCCGAAAAGGTCGGATCAAAATCAATGGTCTGGAGTGAATACACATTCAGTCCTAGATTTGATTTGAATCTGAGTCCTGAAATAATGTCATAGCTGGCAAATATGTTCCCGAACAGTTTGTTATTGGCCTGGGTCTTGTCAGATCTGTCGGCCATTCCCAACGGATTCTGTGCATCGCCTTCGTTTTCTCCCGGGCCGGCATAGGTGCCATCCTCATTATAAACCGGAATGGTAGGCGGCTGAAAGATAGCTGACCTCACCACACCGTTGATCTCTGTATCAATCAGGTTTTCTTTGATCCGGGACAGGTTCATATTCGCTCCGACAATAAACTTTTCAGTGACGTTGGAGTTGAGGTTGAAGCGAAGATTGTATCTCGTGAAGTCCGAATGCTTTACAATTCCGTCCTGAGCAAGATATCCCAGTCCGAGCAGATAGGTGGTTTTATCATTCCCGCTGCTTACCGACAGATCATATTTTTGAAAAGCGGCATTCCGGAAGATGGCATCCTGCCAGTCGGTACCCTCGCCTAAACCAGGATTGTTCCATACCGGAGCAAGTCCGGCATTGGTAAGGGCTTCGTCCATTACCATGGCATACTCGTCAGCAGTAAGCAATTCGAGCTTGTTTGATATTTGCTGAACACCATAGGTCGCGTTAAACTGAACCATAGATTCCCCTTTGATGCCCTTCTTTGTAGTAATCAGCACTACCCCGTTGGCGGCCCTTGCCCCGTATATTGCTGCTGCCGAAGCGTCCTTCAATACACTTATTGATTCAATATCATTGGGATTCAGGCTATTAAGATTTTCTTTCGTTGGCACGCCGTCAATCACATAAAGCGGATCGCTGTCACCAATGGTCCCTATGCCCCTGATGCGAACCTGTATGCCTGCTCCGGGGGTTCCGTAGTTCTGAGTTACCTGAACCCCGGCGGCCTGTCCCTGCAGGGCATGATCTATGCCCACCACCGGACTCTTCTGAATATCCGCGCTGCTGATCGTTGAAACAGCCCCGGTAATGTCACGCTTTTTCTGGGTGCCATATCCGACCACCACCACTTCGTCCAGACTAAGGGCATCCTGAACCATAATAATGTCTATTACGGTTTCATCCTTCAAAATAATTTCAACAGTCTGATAACCAACATATGAGAAAACCAGCACCACTTCGCCTTCAGGAACTGTAAGGCTGTATTTTCCTTCGACATCCGTTACCGTGCCAAAATTAGTTCCCTTAACCCTTACAGTTACCCCCGGCAGGGTACCCGATTTGTCCTTAACCACTCCGCTTACTTTTCTGGCCGGATCATCAGTAATGCCTGCGTCTGACGTTATCAGCATCCGGTTCTTCGAAAGCAGAATAATTTTATCTATAATCCTGAACGATAGTCCGGTTCCCTGCAGAACAGTTTTCATGACATTCTCAATCAACTCATCCTGCACATTCACCGTTACCTTCTTTAAAACCATTTTTTCAAGGTCAGCCTGATAGGCAAACTCAAATTCAGTCTGCCTTTTGATGTCATTGATTACTTTCTCAAGCGTAACATTCTTGTAATCAAGGCTGACCCTAACTCTTTGTGCGTAGCTCTCAGCAGCCGTTACTGAGATAAAGGAGCATAGCACCAGTATCAAGCTGATATTTGACATAATGAGAATTCTGAGTAAAAAACTCCTGTCAAAAGCCTTGGCCTTTGCTGCATCTTTCATACTTTTGTAAAGATTTAGTTAAAAACTTCATTGGTTTTCTTGATTAAATCTGACTGAACCGGAAAAATGTGCGAGATTTTTCCGGTTTTTTTCTTTCAGGGCCCCATAGGTCTTCGCGTTTTGGTTGGATATTTTCTGATATTCAAAGAATTTCATTTGCCGGACTTTTCTTTAACATGCATCTCCATTGAAGGTGCCACAAACTTCAGCATCTCAAAAACAGTGTCGAAACTCTGTGATTTCTTGAATACAAAGTTGTACCTGGCATCGTCCTTCCGGGTCTTCAGTGAATCAATGATAATTTCGACTCCGTAAACCTCTTCAATCTTTTTCACGATTTCATTCAGCCCTGCATCTTCCAGCATTACAAGGCCCTCTTTCCAGGCTGTGTAAATACCGGTATTTACCTGACTGATTTCTATGCTGTCACCCTCAGGCCAGGCCTTTGCCATCTGTCCAGGAATCAGCGAACCGGCTTTTCTGCCTGAATCATCCAGCAGATTCACGGCTCCTTCAATCAGCACGACCTCGACCTTTCCCGATGCATTTGTGTTAACATTGAAACTTGTACCGGTTACTTCAACAGTAAATGCCGGTGTTTCTGCAAGAAACCGTTTTGCTTTGATTTTGGCCACCGCCAGGAAAACCTCACCTTCAATTTCAACTTTGCGCTCTTGCTCATCAAACCGTTCAGGATAACTGAGTTTAGCCCCCAGATTAAGCCATGCTTTTGTTCCGTCAGGCAATTCAATGTATTTTATTCCCTGATTTATCCCGTTTTCAACCAACACCATTTTAGTCCCTTTGCTGAACCGGGCCACTTCCATCACCACCACACCTAAACCAAACAGTATAGCAAAAACGGCAGCAATCCTCAGCCAGCGCATTCCTGTTATACGCCTGCGCCCGGCCTCAAGTCTGTCAATCCGTGCATTTATTCCGGCAATGGGTTCAGTGAGGGCTTCATCTTCCGAATATCCTTTGACCCTCAGGGCATACCACAACGATTTCATCCTGGTATAGGTTCTCATATTTTCTTCGGATTCCGACAGCCAGCGCTCAATCAACTTCTCTTCCGATTCATCGGCAAGTCCCTGTATCTTCTTCAACAGCAATATTTCATCAAACTCCTTCACGGGCATTATTTTAGTGTCCTATACACCAATGACAATTAACGATGGAAAAATACTTAGCCGGAAACTCACTTTTTTCAACCAGATTCCGAAAAAGTCCGTTTTTATTAAAAACCAGACCCTACCGGCTTTCCGGCTTTATCCTTAGAAGTTAAAACGATACTGATAAACGGGAAGACCGGCAGTATTTCCGTATGGAACCTGCCCGGGATTTATTACAATACTCCGTTGAGAATTTTTAATGAATTGACTTACCGCGGATTATGAAAATTTGTTTAATGATAACAAAATATTCATAATCATGTCATTGCTGCCTGCCCCGCCACTTTTGCGGGGTCTTTGCAGCCTGCATCCTTGCGCGATTCTTAAATTTAACGGACTATTGTTATTATAGAAATCATTTATTTCCGGAGATCCGGCAAGAATCTGCTCACCAATTCACGGCAGTAAGAACGGAAGGATAAAGAATTTGTCTTTCAGTTTGTTTCGCAACTGTTTGAGGGCAGAATATATATGAGCTTCTGCAGTGCGTTCCGAAATATTTAGTTCTGCAGCTATTTCTTTTACTTTCTGATTGCCGATATAGCTTTTTATAAAAACTTCCCTGCATTTTTCAGGCAAAGCTGCGATGGCGTCTTCTATCTCTCGCCCCAACTCCAGCGAAAACAATCTTTTAATAACATCATTTTCTTCAGGATCATAATAACGGACTTCATCAGTAGTCGCCAATGCCTGGTTCTTTTTATAGGTTTCCCTGATTTTATCCGATTTTATCCGGTTAAGACAGGCCCTGTATACCGATCGAAAAAGATATGATTCCAGTGAAGTGTGAATCGTTATGGATCCGGCATTATCCCAGAGATACACCATCAGATCCTGAATGATATCTTCAACCGAGTCCCGGTCAAGGAACAACTCTCCGTAAGCAAGCAAACGGGGATAATACTCCCTGAAAATAACATTAAATTTCTCCCGGTCCTTTTGCTCAGGCAACCGGTTCAGACTGGCATTAAGATTCATAACCGGTTATTGGTCGGAAGCATCGGTTTTCAGACTTGCAGATATAGAGGTCAAGAGAATTCATGCCGGCAGCCATACATTCATTTTCTATCAATTGCCGGAACAAGCGGTGATTGATATATACTGCTACTCCCGCAAAGATAACAATTCAGTTTATAAACCAAAGCCAATGATATATGAATCAATGATAAAATAAGTCCTGAATACTAATCTATATGTTAAAAGGGATTTACTGTTGCTGAGTAAGATTATATCTGTGAAGGGGAGGGTTTGCCATAGTCCCATCCTGTTTTGGTTTGCATTCTTAATAAAAAAAGCGCCTGACAGAACAGTCAGACGTTTTTATTGCCCCGATAGGACTTCAAAGACATTAAGTAATCTATTGTTTATCAGTGTTATATAAACATGCTGAAATATAGGGGATGAATAAGGGGATACATTTTTTTGCCTTTTTGTTAGCCCTGCCAGGGCCACACATGGTTAATTGCGAAGTCAGAATCAACAAAATATCCCAGCTATGAAAACACCCTACGGAGAAGTTTCTATCCTTAAACTCCACCCGACCACCCAAACAATTCCGGGTCTGATAAAATTATATTAATAACAGCCATAATCATTAACGAATTTTCAAAATTCTGAGCCTCGTGTCCAGCAAAGCCTGGTATTTGGCTTTCATTTCCTGTGATAAAAAACTGATTTCTATTAATTCATACCATTTATCAACCGCTGATGAGATTGATTGGAGAATTTTGTCAATGCTCTTAGGGTTTAACTCACATTTTTCAACTCCAAAATAGTCAACCAGAATATTGCGTGTTAAATGCCTTTTCCTCCCCTTCAAGGGCAATGCAATTTCTTCATCTTGTTTTTTATATTCTATGGTTGAATTAACAAGGTCATAACATGGGGAGAGCGAGACTTTATCATTATTAGTAATAATGGAGAAATTTTTCAGATGCATATCTTCATTACCAACCAGATAACTAAATATGACCAGTTTAAATAGTTTCAGCTTTTCAATTGCAGGGAAAGTGCAATAATCATTTATCAATTTAACAACCTTCTCCATGCTGTAATCATACTTTGTGTCCCTGCTCATTCCTGCCAATTGTGCAAAATCTTCCACAGGTACTTTATCATTCTTTCCCTTTCTGTCAAAACGTTTGATGAAATAGGTCAGTGACCCGTCCTTAGACCATATCAGACCATGTAAAGGAACATCCAAACCAATCATTTCTGCAAGTTTCATCGTCAGGTCTTCATTCTCCGGCATTTCCGGATAAAGCTGATGCTGTGGTTTTAGTATAAACCGCCCCCCTGTATCGATGATTTCGAATTTTCCTTCTTTAATATTCAATTTTGCACTTAGCTTTGGCTGTACACCCTGAATTGACATTCTTGTTGCACGGATGTATGCCTCTCTTCTTTGTTCAGCTGCAGTGTATTCAATTTCTTTCAATGTCTTTAACCCAGGTGACAAAAGCCTGAGTCCTGCATCGCTATACCGGCTATCCCCACAAGGAACATATGTTATCGGGCAGCGGTTCATTCTGTAACTTCTTTTACAGTAACAACGCCTATCATATCTTCTCCAACAGCTATCAATTGAGAGAAACAATCATTTTTATCAATTTTTTTTATTTTCAGCAAACCTTCCAGTTGAAATCCTTCAGGCAACAAGCCATCAAAAAAGGGCGGAAACATATTGAACTTATAAACCTTTCCCTTAACAGGCATTGTTCGTGAAACTGCAAGACCATCATACTCCTCATGATATTCAAATAAATACGCTATGTTTTGCACTAACTCGGTAAGAATTCCTGCTTCAACACCTTTAACGAAAACCTTAGCCTTTCTCATTTCCCCTGTTTTGTAAATCCTCCAGTAAAGGACTGGTTAATACTATTTTTATGTTAAGTACTTTAAAAATTTTTTGCAAGGTGTCTAATTGAACAGCTTGTTTTCCTTTCTCAATATCATAAATCACAGTTTTGCCAACTCCTGCGAGCTCTGCTAGCTGAACACGGCTTAATCCGGCTACTTTTCTATGTAACCTGATCACTTCTGCTAATTCCTGAAATTGCGC
It includes:
- a CDS encoding TonB-dependent receptor, with product MKDAAKAKAFDRSFLLRILIMSNISLILVLCSFISVTAAESYAQRVRVSLDYKNVTLEKVINDIKRQTEFEFAYQADLEKMVLKKVTVNVQDELIENVMKTVLQGTGLSFRIIDKIILLSKNRMLITSDAGITDDPARKVSGVVKDKSGTLPGVTVRVKGTNFGTVTDVEGKYSLTVPEGEVVLVFSYVGYQTVEIILKDETVIDIIMVQDALSLDEVVVVGYGTQKKRDITGAVSTISSADIQKSPVVGIDHALQGQAAGVQVTQNYGTPGAGIQVRIRGIGTIGDSDPLYVIDGVPTKENLNSLNPNDIESISVLKDASAAAIYGARAANGVVLITTKKGIKGESMVQFNATYGVQQISNKLELLTADEYAMVMDEALTNAGLAPVWNNPGLGEGTDWQDAIFRNAAFQKYDLSVSSGNDKTTYLLGLGYLAQDGIVKHSDFTRYNLRFNLNSNVTEKFIVGANMNLSRIKENLIDTEINGVVRSAIFQPPTIPVYNEDGTYAGPGENEGDAQNPLGMADRSDKTQANNKLFGNIFASYDIISGLRFKSNLGLNVYSLQTIDFDPTFSEGNANRLINSLNHQLINYFDVNWENTLEYTRKINLHKVTALVGNTMQEASTGLVSGYRENFSSNEDYLHYLDAGSANDKARGRLTEWSLLSYFGRINYDFADKYLLSLNARYDGSSRFGKKNRWGLFPSVSAGWRVSGEDFFKSDFIDDLKIRASWGQLGNQDIGLYAFSSVLQQIFYPFGNPQVIQVGYLPASDFNPDVKWETTTQLDFGVDFSAFDYRLYFSADYYKKNTTDMLLILPQPATSGFGSTGYENVGEIVNKGLEFQVIWRDKIGKLNYNVNANLTTNKNEVLNLGENNEAITSGLFFDMSTRTEVGHSIREFYGYVTDGIFQNQAEIDAHAEQPGAVPGDIRFKDISGDGVINSDDRTFIGNPYPDMFFGLNLGLSYKGFDVSLFLQGQYGNEIYNATKFWLTNSGYNYNKGTAILERWTGEGSSNTEPRLSTVDANQNARGSDRYIEDGSYLRLKNLQIGYTLSENMARKLSLKGARVFVSGSNLLTFTKYTGYDPEVGAARATLGDRTVGFDEVTYPQNRGFIMGVTISM
- a CDS encoding FecR family protein; the protein is MKEFDEILLLKKIQGLADESEEKLIERWLSESEENMRTYTRMKSLWYALRVKGYSEDEALTEPIAGINARIDRLEAGRRRITGMRWLRIAAVFAILFGLGVVVMEVARFSKGTKMVLVENGINQGIKYIELPDGTKAWLNLGAKLSYPERFDEQERKVEIEGEVFLAVAKIKAKRFLAETPAFTVEVTGTSFNVNTNASGKVEVVLIEGAVNLLDDSGRKAGSLIPGQMAKAWPEGDSIEISQVNTGIYTAWKEGLVMLEDAGLNEIVKKIEEVYGVEIIIDSLKTRKDDARYNFVFKKSQSFDTVFEMLKFVAPSMEMHVKEKSGK
- a CDS encoding HipA N-terminal domain-containing protein, whose amino-acid sequence is MRKAKVFVKGVEAGILTELVQNIAYLFEYHEEYDGLAVSRTMPVKGKVYKFNMFPPFFDGLLPEGFQLEGLLKIKKIDKNDCFSQLIAVGEDMIGVVTVKEVTE
- a CDS encoding helix-turn-helix domain-containing protein — encoded protein: MAQFQELAEVIRLHRKVAGLSRVQLAELAGVGKTVIYDIEKGKQAVQLDTLQKIFKVLNIKIVLTSPLLEDLQNRGNEKG
- a CDS encoding RNA polymerase sigma-70 factor, yielding MNLNASLNRLPEQKDREKFNVIFREYYPRLLAYGELFLDRDSVEDIIQDLMVYLWDNAGSITIHTSLESYLFRSVYRACLNRIKSDKIRETYKKNQALATTDEVRYYDPEENDVIKRLFSLELGREIEDAIAALPEKCREVFIKSYIGNQKVKEIAAELNISERTAEAHIYSALKQLRNKLKDKFFILPFLLP
- a CDS encoding HipA domain-containing protein — protein: MNRCPITYVPCGDSRYSDAGLRLLSPGLKTLKEIEYTAAEQRREAYIRATRMSIQGVQPKLSAKLNIKEGKFEIIDTGGRFILKPQHQLYPEMPENEDLTMKLAEMIGLDVPLHGLIWSKDGSLTYFIKRFDRKGKNDKVPVEDFAQLAGMSRDTKYDYSMEKVVKLINDYCTFPAIEKLKLFKLVIFSYLVGNEDMHLKNFSIITNNDKVSLSPCYDLVNSTIEYKKQDEEIALPLKGRKRHLTRNILVDYFGVEKCELNPKSIDKILQSISSAVDKWYELIEISFLSQEMKAKYQALLDTRLRILKIR
- a CDS encoding RagB/SusD family nutrient uptake outer membrane protein encodes the protein MKNQIYIATITALVLLLFASSCQKDDGFLDKSPNGVLSTSNFYKTAEDAEAAANAAYSILHDFWMKSIAFKKDIISDDAVKGQGVDLAALTNFDNLNFSATDGVNQTIWGLYFKGIYLCNLVLDYVPDIEMDQAKKERILGEAYFLRGFYYYNLVIRYGGVPIMSTTKNAEKTPARATREATWAFIEENLTTAAGLLPWKNQYSAAELGRADKGASLALLGNAYLFQEKWQDAFDAYKSVIESGNYSLLTNFGDIFKPESDNGVESVFETQFKGGEEFSYGNGFNFWVRPRNGSTIFGLGFCMPTQDLVDEFEEGDPRLRYTVIREGDIISEEVKDFPFQAAWAPETGMSYGKYVVDVPVGGNAERHEQNLKQIRYAEVLLGYAEAAFRLGNTGEAVAKINLIRQRARGGNTGILPDLTGSEDLFAAIVHERRVELALEGKRYFDLVRWGLAVQELGPLGYQPARQGLYPIPQTELDVNPNLTPNPGY